A window of Citrus sinensis cultivar Valencia sweet orange chromosome 7, DVS_A1.0, whole genome shotgun sequence contains these coding sequences:
- the LOC127898922 gene encoding glucan endo-1,3-beta-glucosidase 8-like produces the protein MARAAFFFFLFLFISNHLICQVLAQDDKNKDDGDNKDGNGNNNNGNGNDNNGNKNGNNGNNNGNNNNGNSNGNNGNNNSNGGNNGNNNNGNNNGDNGNGNNNNNNNGNNGNNNGNNGNNNGNNNGGNSSGNNNDNNNNGNNNNNGDNSNNGNSNNNKNNDGNSNNGNNNNNGGNNNNNNNGNNNNGGNHNAKVDNFDYAHIKPVDVGVNWGNLASHPLPAKIIVQMLKDNGIKRAKLFDADETSVKELAHTGIEVMVAIPNGMLFDMAVDYSNAQNWVKENVTRWVKDGSVKLKYVAVGNEPFLKSYNDSFVKDTFPALKNVQQALVEAGHGKMVKATVPLNADVYEGTLPSDGIFRKDIKQHIDNILKNLHDNESPFIVNIYPFLSLYESPDFPVEYAFFEEGAKGLQDKNHRYTNVLDGNYDTLLWALKKAGYPDIKIIIGEIGWPTDGHKAATSQSAQKFYDGLFKKLAKRDGTPLRPGTEFDVYLFGFLDEDAKSIAPGKFERHWGIFRFDGQPKFPIDFTGRGQNKMPVGAKGVKYYDHKWCVLDKGVTNFELVDQQLFKACQEGDCTATEPGSSCSGLDNLTKVSYAFNMYFQMNQQVNKACDFEGLALITDKNASVGNCLFPIQIDSGDAASLVKLATGAAAMAATVAGILLTILM, from the exons ATGGCTCGAGCCGcgttctttttcttccttttcttgtTCATCTCTAATCACTTGATATGTCAAGTTTTAGCCCAAGATGACAAAAACAAAGACGATGGGGACAACAAAGATGGAAACGGAAACAACAACAACGGCAACGGCAACGACAACAACGGCAATAAAAATGGCAACAATGGTAATAACAACGGAAACAACAACAACGGCAATAGCAATGGCAACAATGGAAATAACAACAGCAACGGTGGCAACAACGGTAACAATAACAATGGCAACAACAACGGTGACAATGGCAACggaaacaacaacaacaacaacaatggcAACAATGGCAATAACAATGGCAACAATGGTAATAACAACGGAAACAACAACGGTGGCAATAGCAGTGGCAACAACAATGACAATAACAACAATggcaacaacaataacaatggTGACAATAGCAACAACggcaacagcaacaacaataaaaacaacGATGGCAACAGCAACAAtggtaataacaataacaacggtgggaacaacaacaacaacaacaacggTAACAATAACAACGGCGGCAATCACAACGCCAAGGTCGACAATTTTGACTATGCCCATATTAAACCCGTCGACGTTGGCGTCAACTGGGGCAACCTTGCATCGCACCCACTGCCGGCGAAGATCATTGTGCAAATGCTCAAGGATAATGGAATCAAGAGGGCGAAACTTTTCGATGCCGATGAAACGAGTGTCAAAGAACTTGCACACACAGGCATTGAAGTAATGGTTGCCATTCCTAATGGCATGTTATTTGACATGGCTGTAGATTATAGCAATGCCCAAAATTGGGTCAAAGAAAATGTCACCCGATGGGTCAAGGATGGTTCCGTGAAGCTCAa GTACGTAGCCGTTGGAAATGAACCATTTTTGAAATCTTACAATGATTCGTTCGTCAAGGACACATTCCCAGCCTTGAAGAACGTTCAACAGGCTCTGGTAGAGGCTGGCCACGGCAAAATGGTCAAGGCCACCGTGCCGTTGAACGCCGACGTGTATGAAGGGACTCTGCCGTCGGACGGGATTTTCCGCAAGGACATAAAGCAGCACATCGACAACATTCTGAAAAACCTTCACGACAACGAATCACCCTTCATCGTCAACATCTATCCCTTCCTCAGTCTCTACGAAAGCCCTGATTTCCCCGTGGAGTACGCCTTCTTCGAGGAGGGTGCCAAAGGCCTTCAGGACAAGAACCACCGTTACACCAACGTGCTTGATGGAAATTACGACACCCTTTTGTGGGCGTTGAAGAAAGCCGGTTACCCGGATATCAAGATCATCATCGGAGAAATCGGGTGGCCCACGGATGGTCACAAGGCGGCCACCAGCCAAAGCGCACAGAAGTTTTATGATGGGTTGTTCAAAAAGTTGGCTAAACGAGATGGCACCCCACTCAGGCCAGGAACTGAATTTGATGTCTACTTGTTTGGGTTTCTCGATGAAGACGCCAAGAGCATTGCCCCGGGGAAGTTCGAGAGGCATTGGGGGATCTTTCGATTTGACGGGCAGCCGAAATTCCCCATTGATTTCACTGGGAGAGGGCAGAATAAGATGCCAGTTGGGGCCAAAGGGGTGAAGTATTATGATCACAAATGGTGTGTGCTTGATAAAGGGGTCACAAATTTTGAGTTGGTAGACCAGCAGCTGTTTAAAGCTTGCCAAGAAGGAGATTGCACGGCCACTGAACCGGGTTCGTCGTGCAGCGGCCTTGATAACCTAACAAAAGTTTCATACGCATTTAACATGTACTTTCAAATGAATCAGCAAGTTAATAAAGCTTGTGACTTTGAGGGCTTGGCTTTGATCACGGATAAGAATGCAAGTGTCGGCAACTGTTTGTTTCCTATACAGATTGATAGTGGTGATGCGGCAAGCTTGGTGAAATTGGCCACTGGGGCAGCGGCTATGGCAGCTACTGTTGCTGGAATTTTGTTGACAATTCTAATGTAA
- the LOC102626916 gene encoding uncharacterized protein LOC102626916 isoform X2, with the protein MRRLQMALEYMKFDEIKKSLEMLVDVNLVEEGILRLIFAAVYLMTRTNGNDNESSTASRLLAVATSFVTKMIRKYGLQQQKNDAYLLQGFNGNGILPLPPILPDEEQNEMENCKRLYEMAQFLEIIRNLQSRLSAKLKKPGQGPEESEEALCLVDPNLPQDESQLSIVAADVGLLDTVNQREIPFTLSEAAASDVENLALMPHSSLSSKAVLELEDSGETSLPVPQGAALRRKVLPLENPKEMIARWKIDKLDLKTVVKDALLSGRLPLAVLQLHLNHSTEFSSEEEHHDTFTEVRDIGRAIAYDLFLKGETGLAVATLQRLGEDIEICLKQLVFGTVRRSLRMQIAEEMRKYGYLGSYEWKMLERMSLLQRLYPSSSFWKTFHGRQKEFISDSSALKSPGEIYLCLLDSPLFNNLTIECGEVDGVVLGSWTNVNESSSNPVIDEENAHIGYWVAAAVWSNVWDQRTIDRIVLDQPFHMGVHVLWESQLEYHICHNDWEEVSKLLEFIPASVLSEGSLQIALDVLQPATVGCNSELPDFGNYICSIEDLDAVCLDVPKIKVFRFSANGICSTWLRMLMEQELAKKFVFLKEYWEGTGEIVSLLARSGFIMNRNKMSPEDDSIESFSDLNLSNIGRSTVDTLHALHKLLVHHCAEHNLPNLLDLYLDHHKLVQDNDLLCSLQEAAGNCHWARWLLFSRVKGHEYDAAFSNARSTMSHSLVSGSNLSVPEIDDIIHTVDDIAEGGGEMAALATLMYAPAPIQNCLSSGSIRHSSSSAQCTLENLRPTLQRFPTLWRTLVAACFGEEPRCNFLGPKAKNDLSDYLNWRDSIFFSSGRDTSLSQILPCWFPKAVRRLIQLYVQGPLGWQSPSGLPTETLLQGDVDFFTFADGDAEVSAISWEATIQKHIEEELYDASLKETGIGLEHHLHRGRALAAFNQLLGVRIEKMKSEGRSSSSALGLANVQSDVQTLLAPIIKNEEFLLSSVMPLAISHFEDSVLVASCTFFLELCGLSASLLRVDVSALRRISSFYKSSENAESYKQLSPKSSAFYALPHEGDITKSLARALADEYLQEGSATKAKQKGSPSSVASARPSRALLLVLQHLEKASLPVLLDGKTCGSWLLTGNGDGTELRSQQKAASQHWDLVTVFCQMHQLPLSTKYLAVLAQDNDWVGFLYEAQVGGYPFEIVVQVASKEFSDPRLKIHILTVLRSLQSRKKASSSLNSGATESSESSVLDENLYIPVELFRILADCEKQKSPGQALLIKAKELSWSVLAMIASCYPDVTPLSCLTVWLEITAARETSSIKVNDIASQIADNVAAAVKATNAIPADGRALTFHYNRQSPKRRRLIEPISADPLVVSSDVSISYPSSTVVIAQGSTGEEGKKKVNQCLNFQSDSVEGSASLSKMVAVLCEQHLFLPLLRAFEMFLPSCSFLPFIRALQAFSQMRLSEASAHLGSFSARIKEESSQLPAYTGKEGQIGTSWVSSTAVQAADAMLSACPSPYEKRCLLQLLAATDFGVGSSAATYYRRLYWKINLAEPSLRKDDGLHLGNETLDDASLLTALERNGQWDQARNWAKQLDASGGPWKSTVHRVTENQAESLVAEWKEFLWDVPEERVALWSHCQTLFIRYSFPPLQAGLFFLKHAEKLEKDLPAKELLEMLLLSLQWLSGMITQSNPVYPLHLLREIETRVWLLAVESEAQVKSEGDFSLINSTRENSSNIIDQTANIITKMDNHINTMRKRIVEKHDLRENNQAHFKSQFLDVSSSTTAGGSSKTKRRAKGFVSSRRQLTDSVDRSTDSEDSSGPPNSRNDSLLPDESSMVEMSFPKWEERVEPAELERAVLSLLEVGQITAAKQLQHKLFPAHIPSEFILVDTALKLASISTPSSEVSISILDEGVLSVLQSCNIPLERQLINPLQVLESLVTSFPEGSGRGICKRIIAVVKAANVLGLQFSEAFNKQPVQLLQLLSLKAQESFEEAHLLVQTHSMPAASIAQILAESFLKGLLAAHRGGYMDSQKEEGPAPLLWRFSDFLKWAELCPSEPEIGHALMRLVITGQEMPHACEVELLILCHHFYKSSACLDGVDVLVALAATRVEAYVYEGDFPCLARLITGVGNFHALNFILGILIENGQLDLLLQKYSAAADTNTGTAEAVRGFRMAVLTSLKHFNSNDLDAFAMVYNHFDMKHETAALLESRAEQSSRQWFYRVDKDQNEDLLESMRYFIEAAEVHSSIDAGNKTRRACAQASLVSLQIRMPDSKWLNLSETNARRALVEQSRFQEALIVAEAYGLNQPSEWALVLWNQMLNPERTEEFVAEFVAVLPLQPSMLGELAKFYRAEVAARGDQSQFSVWLTGGGLPAEWAKYLGRSFRCLLKRTRDLRLRLQLATVATGFNDVVNACSKALDRVPENAGPLVLRRGHGGAYLPLM; encoded by the exons GCTTCTTGCAGTGGCTACTAGCTTTGTAACCAAAATGATTCGCAAATACGGACTACAACAGCAAAAAAATGATGCATACTTACTACAGGGCTTTAATGGAAATGGAATACTTCCTCTTCCACCAATTTTACCAGATGAAGAACAAAATGAGATGGAAAATTGTAAAAGGCTTTATGAGATGGCTCAATTTTTGGAGATTATTCGCAATTTGCAGAGCCGACTTAGTGCAAAACTTAAAAAGCCAGGCCAAGGACCG GAGGAAAGTGAGGAGGCATTATGTTTGGTGGATCCAAATTTGCCACAGGATGAATCTCAACTGTCTATAGTTGCAGCAGATGTGGGATTGTTGGATACTGTAAATCAACGTGAAATTCCATTTACACTGTCTGAGGCCGCCGCTAGTGACGTTGAGAACCTTGCATTGATGCCTCACAGTTCCTTGAGTTCTAAAGCTGTGTTGGAACTGGAAGATTCTGGTGAAACATCTCTTCCAGTGCCACAAGGAGCAGCTCTCAGGAGGAAGGTTCTTCCCTTGGAAAATCCAAAGGAGATGATTGCACGTTGGAAAATAGATAAATTGGACTTGAAAACTGTAGTCAAAGATGCTCTACTCTCTGGTCGTCTGCCTTTGGCAGTTCTTCAGCTGCATCTTAATCATTCAACAGAATTTTCCAGCGAAGAAGAGCATCATGATACCTTCACCGAAGTTCGCGACATTGGAAGAGCTATTGCATATGACTTATTTTTGAAG GGTGAAACTGGACTAGCTGTGGCAACACTGCAGAGACTTGGGGAAGACATCGAAATCTGCCTCAAACAGTTGGTATTCGGTACTGTGAGGAGATCACTACGAATGCAAATTGCTGAGGAGATGAGAAAATACGGATACTTGGGATCATATGAGTGGAAGATGTTGGAGAGGATGTCACTCCTTCAG AGGCTTTACCCTAGCAGTAGTTTCTGGAAAACATTTCATGGCAGGCAAAAAGAATTCATAAGTGATTCTTCAGCTTTAAAGTCTCCAGGAGAAATATATTTGTGCCTGTTGGATTCACCTTTATTTAACAATCTTACCATTGAGTGTGGTGAGGTGGATGGGGTTGTTTTGGGTTCGTGGACAAATGTCAATGAAAGTTCATCGAACCCTGTGATTGATGAAGAAAATGCTCATATTGGATATTGGGTTGCTGCTGCAGTGTGGTCAAATGTGTGGGATCAAAGAACCATTGATCGT ATAGTACTGGACCAACCTTTTCATATGGGTGTTCATGTATTGTGGGAATCACAATTGGAGTACCATATATGCCATAATGACTGGGAGGAAGTCTCCAAACTTCTGGAGTTTATTCCTGCGTCAGTGCTATCAGAGGGAAGCCTCCAGATTGCTTTAGATGTTTTGCAGCCTGCTACTGTTGGTTGCAATAGTGAGTTACCTGACTTTGGCAATTATATATGTTCTATTGAAGATCTGGATGCTGTTTGCTTGGATGTTCccaaaattaaagttttcagGTTTTCTGCCAATGGTATATGCTCCACGTGGTTAAGAATGCTCATGGAGCAGGAGCTGGCAAAAAAGTTTGTCTTTTTGAAGGAATACTGGGAAGGCACAGGAGAAATAGTATCTCTTTTGGCCCGTTCAGGCTTCATTATGAACAGAAATAAAATGTCACCTGAGGATGATTCTATTGAGAGTTTCTCAGatctgaatttatcaaatattggAAGATCTACTGTTGACACACTGCACGCTTTGCATAAATTACTCGTACATCACTGTGCAGAACATAACTTGCCAAACCTTTTGGACCTCTACCTTGATCATCACAAGTTGGTTCAAGATAATGATTTACTCTGTTCATTACAAGAAGCAGCA GGAAATTGTCACTGGGCCAGATGGTTGCTCTTTTCTAGGGTTAAGGGGCATGAATATGATGCAGCATTTTCTAATGCTCGTTCAACAATGTCGCATAGTCTAGTGTCTGGTAGCAACCTGAGTGTTCCTGAGATTGATGATATAATTCATACTGTTGATGACATTGCTGAAGGAGGGGGAGAAATGGCTGCTTTAGCAACACTAATGTATGCTCCAGCCCCAATTCAAAACTGCCTAAGTAGTGGTAGTATAAGGCATAGTAGCTCTTCAGCCCAGTGCACACTAGAGAACTTGAGACCCACCCTGCAACGCTTCCCTACATTGTGGCGCACACTTGTAGCGGCATGTTTTGGAGAGGAGCCAAGGTGCAATTTTTTGGGTCCTAAAGCAAAGAATG ATTTATCAGACTACCTTAATTGGCGTGACAGCATCTTCTTCTCTTCTGGACGTGATACTTCACTTTCACAGATCCTGCCTTGCTGGTTTCCGAAGGCTGTAAGAAGGTTGATTCAGCTTTATGTGCAG GGTCCTCTAGGATGGCAGTCACCTTCAGGTCTGCCTACAGAAACTTTGCTGCAAGGGGATGTCGATTTTTTCACATTTGCTGATGGAGATGCTGAGGTCAGTGCTATTTCGTGGGAAGCAACTATCCAGAAACACATTGAAGAGGAACTTTATGATGCTTCACTCAAG GAAACTGGAATTGGACTTGAGCATCATTTACATCGTGGTCGTGCACTGGCAGCTTTCAACCAGCTTCTTGGTGTTAGAATTGAGAAGATGAAATCAGAAGGCCGATCAAGTTCCTCAGCTCTTGGATTGGCAAATGTTCAATCTGATGTTCAGACACTTCTTGCTCCcatcataaaaaatgaagagttTCTACTTTCATCC GTCATGCCACTTGCTATTTCGCATTTTGAAGATTCTGTATTGGTTGCTTCATGTACCTTTTTTCTGGAGCTTTGCGGTCTATCTGCCAGCTTGCTCCGAGTGGATGTATCAGCCTTGAGAAGGATATCCTCTTTCTATAAATCTAGCGAAAATGCTGAAAGTTATAAGCAACTTTCGCCTAAGAGTTCTGCTTTTTATGCATTACCCCATGAAGGTGACATTACAAAATCTCTAGCTCGAGCACTAGCGGACGAATATCTGCAAGAGGGTAGTGCGACCAAGGCTAAGCAAAAGGGATCTCCAAGTTCAGTTGCTAGTGCACGGCCTTCTAGGGCTCTTCTGCTTGTCCTACAGCATTTGGAAAAGGCTAGTCTTCCAGTGCTGTTAGATGGAAAGACATGTGGGTCTTGGCTGTTAACTGGCAATGGTGATGGCACCGAATTAAGATCTCAACAGAAAGCTGCAAGTCAGCACTGGGATTTAGTCACAGTTTTTTGCCAGATGCATCAGCTTCCCTTAAGCACAAAATATCTTGCTGTATTAGCACAAGACAATGATTGG GTTGGATTTTTGTACGAAGCTCAGGTTGGAGGATACCCTTTTGAAATTGTGGTCCAGGTG GCATCAAAGGAATTTAGTGATCCACGTCTCAAAATTCACATATTAACAGTTTTGAGAAGCCTGCAGTCAAGAAAAAAAGCTAGCTCTTCATTGAACTCAGGTGCTACAGAAAGCAGTGAAAGTTCCGTATTggatgaaaatttatatatccCTGTTGAGCTCTTTAGGATTTTAGCAGATTGTGAGAAGCAGAAAAGTCCTGGACAGGCCCTACTGATTAAAGCAAAGGAGTTATCCTGGTCTGTGTTGGCAATGATTGCATCATGCTATCCAGATGTGACTCCATTATCCTGCTTAACAGTTTGGCTGGAAATTACTGCAGCCAG GGAAACTTCTTCTATAAAGGTGAATGACATTGCTTCCCAGATAGCAGATAATGTTGCAGCAGCTGTGAAAGCTACTAATGCTATACCAGCGGATGGTAGAGCTCTTACATTTCATTACAACCGACAGAGTCCAAAACGTAGGCGGCTTATAGAGCCAATATCTGCAGATCCTTTGGTTGTCTCATCCGATGTTTCAATTAGTTATCCTAGTTCAACTGTAGTTATTGCCCAAGGCTCTACTGgggaagaaggaaaaaaaaaagttaatcaatgtttaaattttcaaagtgATTCAGTTGAAGGATCTGCTTCTCTCTCCAAGATGGTTGCAGTGCTTTGTGAACAACACTTGTTTCTGCCACTGTTAAGGGCATTTGAAATGTTCCTTCCGTCATGTtcttttttaccttttatCCGTGCTCTTCAG gcATTTTCACAGATGCGCCTATCTGAAGCATCAGCACATTTGGGTTCCTTCTCTGCCCGAATAAAGGAAGAATCGAGCCAGTTGCCAGCATATACAGGAAAAGAGGGGCAGATTGGAACTTCATGGGTTAGCTCAACTGCTGTGCAAGCTGCTGATGCCATGCTTTCAGCCTGTCCATCTCCTTATGAAAAAAGATGCTTGCTGCAACTTCTTGCTGCTACTGACTTTGGTGTTGGAAGTTCTGCTGCCACTTACTATCGACGACTCTActggaaaattaatttagcaGAACCCTCATTGCGGAAAGATGATGGTCTACACCTAGGGAATGAGACTTTAGATGATGCTTCGCTTTTAACAGCTTTAGAAAGGAATGGCCAATGGGATCAAGCACGCAACTGGGCAAAGCAGTTGGATGCTAGTGGTGGACCTTGGAAATCTACTGTTCATCGTGTTACAGAAAATCAG GCTGAATCCTTGGTGGCTGAATGGAAAGAGTTCCTTTGGGATGTCCCAGAAGAGAGAGTTGCTTTGTGGAGCCACTGCCAGACGCTGTTTATAAGATATTCCTTCCCTCCTTTACAG GCTGGACTATTTTTCCTAAAACATGCAGAAAAGCTGGAGAAGGATCTTCCTGCTAAAGAGCTTCTTGAGATGCTGCTGCTTTCACTGCAGTGGCTAAGTGGGATGATAACCCAGTCTAATCC GGTTTATCCATTGCATCTTCTGCGGGAAATCGAGACTAGAGTGTGGCTCTTAGCAGTGGAATCAGAAGCACAGGTGAAAAGTGAAGGAGACTTCAGTTTAATCAATTCTACCCgggaaaattcttcaaatataaTTGACCAGACTGcaaatataataacaaaaatggaTAATCATATCAATACAATGAGGAAGAGAATTGTAGAGAAACATGATCTTAGAGAAAATAACCAAGCGCATTTCAAGAGCCAATTCTTAGATGTCAGCTCTTCAACCACTGCTGGGGGAAGTTCAAAAACAAAACGGAGGGCCAAAGGCTTTGTTTCTTCTAGACGACAACTAACGGACTCTGTAGATAGAAGTACTGATTCAGAAGATAGTTCTGGTCCTCCTAACTCCAGGAATGATTCACTGTTGCCAGATGAAAGCTCGATGGTAGAAATGTCTTTTCCAAAGTGGGAGGAAAGGGTTGAACCTGCTGAGCTGGAAAGAGCTGTTCTTTCATTGTTGGAGGTTGGACAAATAACAGCGGCCAAGCAACTGCAACATAAGCTGTTTCCAGCTCACATACCATCTGAATTCATTCTTGTGGATACTGCTTTAAAGCTTGCATCTATCTCCACACCTAGTAGTGAAGTATCAATATCAATCCTTGATGAGGGAGTGCTTTCTGTCCTTCAGTCATGCAATATACCGCTTGAACGACAATTGATCAATCCATTGCAG GTTTTAGAGAGCTTGGTGACTTCTTTCCCTGAAGGTAGTGGACGTGGAATTTGTAAGAGGATAATAGCAGTTGTAAAAGCTGCAAATGTCTTGGGTCTTCAATTTTCGGAGGCATTCAACAAGCAGCCAGTTCAATTGCTACAGCTTCTTTCTCTTAAAGCACAAGAATCATTTGAAGAAGCCCATCTTCTTGTGCAAACTCATTCTATGCCAGCTGCTAGTATTGCTCAAATTCTTGCTGAATCCTTTTTGAAG GGTTTATTGGCTGCACATCGTGGGGGTTATATGGATTCTCAAAAAGAGGAAGGACCAGCTCCTCTATTGTGGAGATTTTCAGACTTCTTGAAGTGGGCAGAGCTTTGTCCTTCTGAACCAGAAATCGGCCATGCATTGATGCGGTTAGTAATTACCGGACAGGAAATGCCACATGCATGTGAG GTTGAGCTTCTCATTCTCTGCCACCACTTCTACAAATCATCAGCTTGCCTTGATGGAGTTGATGTTCTTGTCGCCCTTGCTGCAACTAGAGTTGAAGCCTATGTATATGAGGGTGATTTCCCATGTTTAGCTCGCTTGATAACTGGAGTGGGGAACTTCCATGCTTTAAACTTCATTTTGGGCATTCTCATTGAAAATGGTCAGCTGGATTTACTTCTGCAGAAGTATTCTGCTGCTGCAGACACAAATACAGGCACTGCTGAGGCTGTCAGAGGATTCCGAATGGCTGTTCTCACTTCGTTGAAGCATTTTAACTCTAATGACCTTGACGCATTTGCAATG GTCTATAACCACTTTGACATGAAGCATGAAACAGCTGCTCTTTTAGAGTCACGAGCAGAGCAATCCTCTCGGCAGTGGTTTTATCGTGTCGACAAGGACCAGAATGAAGACCTCCTAGAATCCATGCGCTATTTTATTGAAGCCGCTGAAGTCCACTCTTCTATTGATGCTGGCAACAAAACACGAAGAGCTTGTGCCCAAGCTTCCCTTGTGTCCCTTCAAATCCGAATGCCCGATTCTAAGTGGCTCAACCTATCTGAAACCAATGCCAGGAGAGCACTTGTTGAGCAATCTCGTTTTCAGGAGGCTCTAATTGTTGCAGAAGCCTATGGTCTTAACCAGCCAAGCGAGTGGGCTCTGGTGCTTTGGAATCAGATGCTCAATCCGGAACGAACggaagagtttgtggctgagtttgtggctgtactTCCCCTCCAGCCTTCTATGCTAGGAGAACTGGCAAAATTTTATAGGGCTGAGGTGGCAGCCCGAGGTGACCAGTCCCAATTCTCAGTTTGGCTAACTGGCGGAGGATTGCCTGCAGAATGGGCTAAATATCTGGGTAGGTCATTTAGATGCCTGTTGAAGAGAACTAGGGATCTGAGGTTAAGGTTGCAGTTGGCAACTGTGGCAACTGGGTTCAATGATGTGGTCAATGCATGCTCGAAAGCATTGGATAGAGTTCCTGAAAATGCTGGGCCACTTGTGCTGAGGAGAGGACATGGCGGGGCATACCTTCCATTGATGTGA
- the LOC102626328 gene encoding tRNA(His) guanylyltransferase 2-like yields the protein MANSKYEYVKSFEVEDEIFSPNLLVVRIHGRDFQRFSHDHGFEKPNDERALNLMNTCAVAVLEEYPDIVFSYGYSDEYSFVFKRTSKFYQRRASKILSLIVSFFTSVYVTKWKEFFPLKEFRYPPSFQSRVISCASIEVLQQYLAWRQNDCHVNNQYETCLWMLIKHGKSENEAQEILKGTQKQEKNELLFQQFGINYKKIPEMFRQGSCVFKTEMEDIVKYNENGAPVKRLRRKARIVHSENIAGKSFWNGHSCLLKELGRFDEDVGKIKPDYVRSFVFENKLIPSTWIVIRIDGCHFHRFSEVHEFDKPNDEQALNLMNSCAVAVLEEFEDITFAYGVSDEYSFVLKNASMFYQRQASEIVSVIVSFFTSMYVVKWKEFFPQKKLNYPPSFDGRAVCYPSSDIIRDYLAWRQVDCHINNQYNTCFWMLVKSGKSKSEAQGCLKGTQAREKNELLIQKFGIDYSKLPLMFRQGSSIFRARTEKSVASENKSSVKVWNKVLVSHCNIIEPSFWMAHPSILNEEPPIY from the exons ATGGCAAATAGTAAATATGAATACGTGAAGTCTTTTGAAGTTGAAGACGAAATTTTCTCCCCCAATTTGCTCGTTGTTAGAATCCACGGCCGTGACTTTCAAAG ATTTTCTCATGATCATGGCTTTGAGAAGCCAAATGATGAGAGAgcattgaatttgatgaacaCTTGTGCAGTTGCCGTGTTAGAGGAGTATCCGGATATAGTATTCTCGTATGGGTATAGTGATGAGTATAG TTTTGTTTTCAAGAGGACGTCCAAGTTTTACCAGCGGCGAGCCAG CAAAATACTTTCCCTCATTGTATCATTCTTCACTTCTGTGTACGTCACAAAGTGGAAAGAGTTTTTCCCTCTGAAAGAGTTCAGATATCCCCCTTCATTTCAGTCACGGGTCATAAGTTGTGCATCAATAGAGGTTCTTCAACAATATCTTGCATGGAGACAAAATGATT GTCATGTTAATAACCAGTATGAAACTTGTCTCTGGATGCTGATTAAACATGGAAAGAGTGAAAATGAAGCGCAAGAAATTCTGAAG GGCACtcaaaaacaagagaaaaacGAGCTTCTCTTTCAACAGTTTGGTATCAACTATAAGAAAATTCCTGAAATGTTTCGTCAGGGATCTTGTGTTTTTAAAACCGAG ATGGAAGATATTGTGAAATACAATGAGAACGGTGCTCCTGTCAAAAGACTGCGAAGAAAAGCAAGAATAGTCCACTCAGAGAACATAGCTGGGAAAAGCTTTTGGAATGGTCACTCGTGTCTTCTAAAGGAGCTTGGGCGGTTTGATGAGGATGTTGGCAAAATTAAACCAGATTATGTCAGATCATTTGTATTTGAGAACAAGTTAATACCATCTACATGGATCGTAATCAGAATTGATGGCTGCCATTTTCACAG ATTTTCTGAAGTTCATGAATTTGACAAGCCCAATGATGAGCAAGCTCTGAATCTTATGAATTCATGTGCAGTGGCTGTGTTGGAAGAATTTGAAGATATTACTTTTGCTTATGGGGTCAGTGATGAGTACAG CTTTGTTTTGAAGAATGCATCTATGTTCTATCAAAGACAAGCCAG TGAAATAGTATCAgtcattgtttctttcttcaCTTCAATGTATGTTGTGAAATGGAAAGAGTTCTTCCCACAGAAAAAGTTGAATTATCCACCCTCTTTCGATGGACGAGCTGTATGTTATCCATCATCTGACATTATACGAGATTATCTGGCATGGAGGCAAGTAGATT GCCACATTAATAATCAGTACAATACTTGCTTCTGGATGCTTGTTAAGTCTGGGAAAAGCAAAAGCGAAGCTCAGGGCTGTCTAAAG GGCACCCAAGCACGAGAGAAGAATGAACTGCTAATACAGAAATTTGGTATTGACTACAGCAAATTACCACTCATGTTCCGACAGGGTTCCTCCATATTTCGCGCCAGG ACGGAGAAGAGTGTGGCATCTGAGAATAAATCATCCGTTAAAGTATGGAACAAAGTGCTTGTGTCGCATTGTAACATAATTGAGCCGAGCTTTTGGATGGCACACCCAAGCATCCTTAATGAGGAGCCCCCTATATATTAA